In one window of Eggerthella guodeyinii DNA:
- a CDS encoding helix-turn-helix transcriptional regulator: MSANRQKLKLLYLMQMLEEETDAERGLTMMQILEKLEELGISAERKSIYRDIEALREFGVDVRTYQRAPVEYAVEHRAFAFAELQLLVDAVQSSRFLTQRKSDALVEGVKQLASRRQRALLDKRVHVEGRIKMQNESVFGSVDRIQEAIARKRKISFTYFKYDAAKRKAPQRGGERYVETPVQLVYAEGYYYLVVFNEKHDGFANYRVDRMDRIEVLDEPALKNERIATFDARELESRAFGMYSGEPVAATLLVDEEVMGAVIDRFGKDVESMPTGEGRARVYATVMKSPVLFGWLAQFGGRIRIEKPASLAQEYRAYLADIVAAYE, from the coding sequence ATGTCCGCGAACCGTCAGAAGCTCAAGCTGCTGTACCTCATGCAGATGCTCGAGGAGGAGACCGACGCCGAGCGCGGCCTCACGATGATGCAGATCCTCGAGAAGCTGGAGGAGCTGGGCATCTCGGCTGAGCGCAAGTCCATCTACCGCGACATCGAGGCGCTGCGCGAGTTCGGCGTGGACGTGCGCACCTACCAGCGTGCGCCGGTGGAGTACGCCGTGGAGCACCGCGCGTTCGCGTTCGCCGAGCTGCAGCTGCTGGTGGACGCGGTGCAGAGCTCGCGCTTCCTCACGCAGCGCAAAAGCGACGCGCTCGTGGAAGGCGTGAAGCAGCTGGCCTCGCGGCGGCAGCGGGCGCTGCTCGACAAGCGCGTGCACGTGGAGGGCCGCATCAAGATGCAGAACGAGTCGGTGTTCGGCAGCGTCGACCGCATCCAGGAGGCCATCGCGCGCAAACGCAAGATATCGTTCACCTACTTCAAGTACGACGCGGCGAAGCGCAAGGCGCCGCAGCGGGGCGGCGAGCGCTACGTCGAGACGCCTGTGCAGCTCGTGTACGCCGAGGGGTACTACTACCTGGTGGTGTTCAACGAGAAGCACGACGGCTTCGCGAACTACCGCGTCGACCGCATGGACCGCATCGAGGTGCTCGACGAGCCGGCGCTCAAGAACGAGCGCATCGCCACGTTCGACGCGCGCGAGCTGGAAAGCCGGGCGTTCGGCATGTACAGCGGCGAGCCGGTGGCGGCCACGCTGCTGGTGGACGAGGAGGTCATGGGCGCGGTCATCGACCGGTTCGGCAAGGACGTGGAGTCGATGCCGACGGGGGAGGGCCGGGCGCGCGTGTACGCGACGGTGATGAAGAGCCCCGTGCTGTTCGGCTGGCTGGCCCAGTTCGGCGGCCGCATCCGCATCGAGAAGCCGGCATCGCTCGCGCAGGAGTACCGCGCCTACCTTGCGGACATCGTCGCCGCGTACGAGTAG
- the cas2 gene encoding CRISPR-associated endonuclease Cas2 has translation MWCVIMFDLPVQTKLQRKEASKFRKMLVDAGYSMIQFSVYGKYSPTTNGNMSSERSIKQNLPADGEVRIFHLTDSQWASATRFRAKKIERNEEAPDQIALF, from the coding sequence ATGTGGTGCGTTATTATGTTCGACCTGCCTGTTCAGACGAAGCTGCAGCGCAAAGAGGCAAGCAAGTTCAGAAAAATGCTCGTCGATGCCGGATATTCTATGATCCAATTCAGTGTTTACGGGAAATACTCGCCTACCACCAACGGCAACATGAGCTCGGAGCGGTCAATAAAACAGAATCTTCCCGCAGATGGGGAGGTAAGAATATTTCATCTGACAGATAGCCAATGGGCTTCTGCTACTCGATTTCGCGCGAAAAAGATCGAGAGAAATGAGGAAGCGCCGGATCAAATTGCATTGTTTTGA
- a CDS encoding SH3 domain-containing protein → MRGRGWKAATLIAAAVLAGTLAGCSSPDQKEADPQPQHQAAEKQEASIEGTLVSFSGKDLVMESNAQSYTFDVSEATVSAANMVAGDEIVVHYEGDLDADGTKGVNVTLVEDKGAAPTQQQEQQVVGSLVDMSMNTITVKQNDGTEITFNSSNCEHDFANGMREGNWVVVTYLGTINGTDGSSVKVVKITDNDPNTVEQAKQQMNIKAVDETTYATAGVHIRASYSTDSEILGNLAQGQSIQRTGVCDNGWSRVNYNGTDAYIYGDYLTTQAPAASAAPAKTSGEPAATPQTEGGEPAPVVTPVPAPEPDPTPAPEPTQQAATGTVKDASMNTLTVEIDGVEITLNVTDAQHHYKNGIQTGNSVSITYTGELTSDPSTATVVSVEDDDANAATNAVYTGAVTDGTMNTVTIVTDDGATMTFAKDEATDTTGGLITGTRVDITVDSAAASDDSTVIPAISIDLAAA, encoded by the coding sequence ATGAGGGGAAGAGGATGGAAAGCGGCAACGCTGATAGCGGCGGCGGTGCTTGCGGGAACACTCGCAGGATGCAGCAGCCCTGATCAGAAGGAGGCCGACCCGCAGCCGCAACACCAGGCAGCGGAGAAGCAGGAAGCCTCGATCGAAGGCACGCTCGTGAGCTTCTCGGGCAAGGATCTGGTGATGGAGAGCAACGCGCAATCCTACACGTTCGACGTGTCGGAAGCCACCGTATCGGCCGCCAACATGGTTGCCGGCGATGAGATCGTGGTGCATTACGAAGGCGATCTGGACGCCGACGGCACAAAGGGAGTCAACGTGACGCTGGTCGAGGACAAGGGAGCGGCGCCCACGCAGCAGCAGGAGCAGCAGGTGGTCGGCTCGCTGGTCGATATGAGCATGAACACCATCACCGTCAAGCAGAACGACGGAACCGAGATCACGTTCAACTCCAGCAACTGCGAACACGACTTCGCGAACGGCATGCGCGAAGGCAACTGGGTGGTAGTGACCTATCTCGGCACGATCAACGGCACCGACGGCTCCAGCGTCAAGGTGGTCAAGATAACCGACAACGACCCCAACACCGTCGAGCAGGCCAAGCAGCAGATGAACATCAAGGCCGTGGACGAAACGACGTACGCCACGGCAGGCGTGCATATACGCGCTTCGTATTCCACGGATTCCGAGATTCTGGGGAACCTTGCCCAAGGCCAATCCATCCAGCGCACCGGCGTGTGCGACAACGGCTGGTCGCGCGTCAACTACAACGGCACCGATGCCTACATCTACGGCGATTACCTGACCACGCAGGCCCCGGCCGCGAGCGCAGCGCCCGCCAAGACGAGCGGCGAACCGGCGGCCACGCCCCAAACGGAAGGCGGCGAGCCGGCCCCGGTAGTCACCCCCGTCCCCGCGCCTGAACCGGATCCGACGCCCGCACCCGAGCCCACCCAACAAGCTGCAACGGGCACGGTCAAGGACGCATCCATGAACACGCTGACCGTGGAGATAGACGGCGTCGAGATCACGCTGAACGTGACGGATGCCCAGCACCATTACAAGAACGGCATCCAGACGGGGAACTCGGTCAGCATCACGTACACCGGCGAGCTCACGAGCGACCCCAGCACGGCAACGGTCGTCAGCGTGGAGGACGACGACGCGAACGCGGCGACGAACGCGGTGTACACAGGGGCGGTGACGGACGGCACCATGAATACCGTCACCATCGTCACCGATGACGGAGCAACGATGACGTTCGCGAAAGACGAGGCCACCGACACCACGGGAGGCCTGATCACGGGCACGCGCGTCGATATCACCGTCGACAGCGCCGCCGCGAGCGACGATTCCACCGTCATCCCCGCGATCTCCATCGACCTCGCAGCCGCCTAG
- a CDS encoding L-lactate dehydrogenase has protein sequence MQRVVNDRKVAIVGCGFVGSATAFALMQSELFTEMVLIDVDRDRAEGEALDIAHGMPFAGPMNIYAGDYDDAVDAAIIIVTAGANQQPGETRLDLVHKNVGIFKSIIPEIARRDYQGILLVVSNPVDILTHVALKLSGMPENRVIGSGTVLDTARFKYILGEHLGVDPRNVHARIIGEHGDSEIAAWSTANVSGIPVNDFCELRGHFDHDESMQRIAEDVKNSAYEIIAKKRATYYGIAMSVKRICEAIVRDEKPILPVSNFQHGVHGLHDVVLSMPAVVGKDGIEYQVPCPLSTDELARLQASAKALQEVIGGLDLG, from the coding sequence ATGCAGCGCGTTGTCAATGATCGGAAAGTGGCCATCGTCGGATGCGGGTTCGTGGGCTCGGCCACGGCGTTCGCGCTCATGCAGAGCGAGCTGTTCACCGAGATGGTGCTCATCGACGTCGATCGCGACCGCGCCGAGGGCGAGGCGCTCGACATCGCGCACGGCATGCCCTTCGCCGGCCCCATGAACATCTACGCGGGCGACTACGACGACGCGGTGGACGCGGCCATCATCATCGTCACGGCCGGCGCGAACCAGCAGCCCGGCGAGACGCGCCTCGATCTCGTGCACAAGAACGTGGGCATCTTCAAGTCCATCATCCCCGAGATCGCGCGGCGCGACTACCAGGGCATATTGCTGGTGGTGTCGAACCCGGTGGACATCCTCACGCACGTGGCGCTCAAGCTGTCGGGCATGCCCGAGAACCGCGTCATCGGCTCGGGCACCGTGCTGGACACCGCGCGCTTCAAGTACATCCTCGGCGAGCACCTCGGCGTGGACCCGCGCAACGTCCACGCGCGCATCATCGGCGAGCACGGCGACAGCGAGATCGCAGCGTGGAGCACGGCGAACGTCTCGGGCATCCCCGTGAACGACTTCTGCGAGCTGCGCGGCCATTTCGACCACGACGAGTCCATGCAGCGCATCGCCGAGGACGTGAAGAACAGCGCCTACGAGATCATCGCGAAGAAGAGGGCCACCTACTACGGCATCGCCATGTCGGTGAAGCGCATCTGCGAGGCCATCGTGCGCGACGAGAAGCCCATCCTGCCCGTGTCGAACTTCCAGCACGGCGTCCACGGCCTGCACGACGTGGTGCTGTCGATGCCGGCCGTGGTGGGCAAGGACGGCATCGAGTACCAGGTGCCCTGCCCGCTGTCGACCGACGAGCTGGCAAGGCTGCAAGCGTCGGCGAAAGCGCTGCAGGAAGTCATCGGCGGGTTGGATCTGGGGTAA